A genomic window from Chitinophaga pollutisoli includes:
- a CDS encoding DUF4136 domain-containing protein, with translation MKSTGLMMLSALAVTAVLFSSCRKEPLDDMTAEESRIYVTNYDEQADFTTFKTFSIVDSVAVISNREGSKKELTQYDQQLLAQLKSQMQGRGYTLVDKAAKPDIAMNVSRIDNTSTSIGYNPGYWSGWPGYWDAGYWGYPGWNYWFPSYYSVFRYNEKSVAIDLVDLKNAKEGSNQLTAVWNAMLRGTGVWNSNNLDAMVKALFDQSQYLKATN, from the coding sequence ATGAAAAGTACAGGACTGATGATGCTAAGTGCGCTCGCCGTAACCGCCGTGCTCTTCAGCAGCTGCCGCAAGGAGCCGCTGGATGATATGACCGCGGAGGAATCGCGCATTTATGTGACAAACTACGACGAACAAGCTGATTTCACCACATTCAAAACGTTCAGCATAGTGGACTCCGTTGCGGTGATCAGCAACAGGGAGGGCTCCAAAAAGGAATTGACCCAGTACGACCAGCAACTGTTAGCCCAACTCAAATCACAGATGCAGGGACGCGGTTACACGCTCGTGGACAAAGCGGCCAAACCCGATATCGCCATGAACGTAAGCCGGATCGACAACACTTCCACTTCTATCGGGTATAATCCCGGTTATTGGTCAGGATGGCCGGGTTACTGGGACGCAGGTTACTGGGGTTACCCCGGTTGGAACTATTGGTTCCCCAGCTATTATTCCGTTTTCAGGTACAATGAAAAATCGGTGGCCATCGACCTGGTGGACCTGAAAAACGCCAAAGAAGGCTCCAATCAGCTGACGGCCGTATGGAACGCCATGCTGCGTGGCACCGGTGTATGGAACAGCAATAACCTCGACGCCATGGTGAAAGCCCTCTTCGATCAGAGCCAGTATCTGAAAGCCACCAACTAA
- a CDS encoding acyl-CoA dehydrogenase family protein, with protein sequence MHQDLFQSPDYYAIDELLTDEHRLVRASVRDWVKKEISPIIDDCCQRAVFPSHILRPLGALGCFGPTIPAEYGGGGMDYISYGLMMQELERGDSGIRSTASVQGSLVMYPIFAFGSEEQKQRFLPRLATGELMGCFGLTEPDFGSNPAGMLSYYEEAGDYILLNGAKMWISNAPFADIAVVWAKDPENKVRGIIVERGMEGFSTPETKGKWSLRASATGELVLDNVRIPKTNILPGARGLKAPLSCLSSARYGIAWGAIGAAMDCYDTALRYAKERVQFGRPIGGFQLIQKKLAEMITDITKAQLLNWRLGVLRNADKATPEQISMAKRNACETAIRIAREARQILGAMGISGEYPIMRHMMNLESVITYEGTHEVHLLITGMDITGFNAFS encoded by the coding sequence ATGCACCAGGACCTTTTCCAATCGCCCGATTATTACGCCATCGACGAACTTTTGACAGACGAACACCGCCTCGTGCGCGCCTCCGTGCGCGACTGGGTCAAAAAAGAGATCAGTCCCATTATCGATGATTGCTGCCAGCGCGCAGTGTTCCCTTCCCATATCCTGCGCCCGCTGGGCGCGCTGGGCTGCTTCGGCCCCACCATCCCGGCGGAATACGGCGGCGGGGGCATGGATTACATTTCGTATGGATTGATGATGCAGGAACTGGAACGGGGCGACAGCGGCATTCGTTCCACCGCGTCTGTCCAGGGTTCCCTGGTCATGTATCCCATTTTTGCTTTCGGCAGCGAAGAGCAGAAACAGCGCTTCCTGCCACGCCTCGCCACCGGCGAGCTGATGGGCTGCTTCGGCCTCACGGAACCGGATTTCGGCTCCAATCCCGCCGGCATGCTCAGTTATTATGAAGAAGCCGGCGACTACATCCTGCTCAACGGCGCCAAGATGTGGATCTCCAACGCACCTTTTGCAGACATTGCCGTGGTTTGGGCGAAAGATCCGGAGAACAAGGTGCGCGGCATTATCGTGGAACGGGGGATGGAGGGATTCTCCACTCCTGAAACCAAAGGCAAATGGAGTCTCCGGGCCAGCGCCACCGGCGAACTGGTGCTCGACAACGTCCGCATTCCGAAAACGAATATTCTTCCCGGCGCCCGCGGGCTGAAGGCGCCCCTCTCCTGCCTGTCTTCCGCCCGATATGGTATCGCCTGGGGCGCTATCGGCGCGGCGATGGACTGTTACGACACCGCCCTGCGCTACGCGAAAGAAAGGGTGCAGTTCGGGCGGCCCATCGGCGGGTTCCAGCTCATCCAGAAAAAACTCGCGGAAATGATCACAGATATTACCAAGGCGCAATTGCTGAACTGGCGGCTTGGCGTACTCCGCAATGCCGACAAAGCCACGCCGGAACAGATCTCCATGGCCAAGCGCAACGCATGCGAAACCGCCATCCGCATTGCGCGGGAAGCGCGCCAGATCCTCGGCGCAATGGGTATCAGCGGCGAATATCCCATCATGCGGCACATGATGAACCTCGAAAGCGTCATTACCTACGAAGGCACCCATGAAGTACATCTCCTCATCACCGGGATGGACATTACCGGCTTCAATGCTTTCTCATGA
- a CDS encoding outer membrane beta-barrel protein, giving the protein MKSIKTFILGTALIAGGAIAASAQSRPPLSVNVNYSVAQPLGSFKDYADKTSFRGWNIGVQYHLNDQLAVGLKTGFADFYERVPRAVYPGKGEDISAVQTRTLQTIPILATVLYTFTKPDAAVLPYAGLGVGTANMNYEKYWGEFVEKENKWAFQVSPEVGVNVPFGKYSPFMFNASVQYNYAPYKQYEIKNFNTVQANIGLKFHIQ; this is encoded by the coding sequence ATGAAAAGCATTAAAACCTTCATATTGGGCACGGCCCTCATCGCAGGGGGCGCCATTGCCGCCAGCGCACAGAGCCGCCCGCCGCTTTCCGTCAATGTCAACTATTCCGTAGCGCAGCCGCTGGGCTCGTTTAAGGATTATGCGGATAAAACCAGTTTCCGTGGATGGAACATTGGCGTGCAATATCATCTGAATGATCAACTGGCAGTAGGATTGAAAACCGGTTTCGCGGATTTTTATGAAAGAGTGCCCCGTGCGGTATATCCCGGAAAAGGTGAAGACATCTCCGCTGTGCAGACCCGCACCTTGCAGACGATCCCCATCCTCGCCACCGTGCTGTATACCTTCACCAAACCCGACGCGGCCGTGCTGCCGTATGCCGGACTGGGCGTAGGTACCGCCAACATGAATTACGAGAAATACTGGGGTGAGTTCGTAGAAAAAGAAAACAAGTGGGCGTTCCAGGTGAGCCCGGAAGTAGGCGTGAACGTGCCCTTCGGGAAATACTCACCGTTTATGTTCAACGCCAGCGTGCAATATAACTATGCGCCTTACAAGCAGTATGAAATCAAGAATTTCAACACGGTACAGGCCAACATTGGTTTGAAGTTCCATATCCAGTAA
- a CDS encoding FAD:protein FMN transferase encodes MKGLFLAGCLLASLQMSAQQAITISGKAQGTYYMVKYLSEDTTSLQHEVESLFRQIDRSLSLYQPGSLINRFNEGEKVVMDAYMRPVIRKAQEVSRITGGLFDITVKPLVDLWGFGVVRHQKGRPTATDIRSTLQRVGYKNITIRSKYLLKKIPGVEIDCNGIAQGYTTDVIAQFLRARGIRNYLVDVGGELAALGHNDKNQPWTVGIERQQQMEAKPEKGWLRLTHRAVATSGNYQRFFDEGGTRFAHTINPLTGEAIHNNIIAVTVTAPDAMTADAYDNALILLGVEKGLDFIRQHPKLQLQALYIFKDADGVIREKYSDGFFEVQ; translated from the coding sequence ATGAAGGGCTTATTTCTGGCGGGATGCCTGCTGGCGTCGCTGCAAATGTCGGCACAACAAGCGATTACGATTTCCGGGAAAGCGCAGGGCACCTATTACATGGTGAAATACCTGAGCGAAGACACAACTTCGCTGCAACATGAAGTGGAATCCCTTTTCCGGCAGATCGACCGTTCCCTTTCGCTTTACCAGCCGGGGTCGCTCATCAACCGTTTCAACGAAGGCGAAAAAGTGGTGATGGACGCGTACATGCGCCCGGTGATCCGCAAAGCCCAGGAAGTGAGCCGCATCACCGGCGGACTGTTCGATATCACGGTGAAACCACTGGTGGACCTTTGGGGCTTCGGCGTGGTGCGGCACCAGAAAGGGAGGCCTACCGCAACCGATATCCGGAGCACGTTACAACGTGTGGGCTACAAAAATATCACCATCCGTTCCAAATACCTGCTGAAAAAAATTCCCGGTGTGGAGATCGACTGCAACGGTATCGCGCAGGGATACACCACCGACGTGATCGCGCAGTTCCTCCGGGCCAGGGGCATCCGGAATTACCTGGTGGATGTGGGCGGAGAACTCGCCGCGTTGGGGCATAACGACAAGAACCAACCCTGGACCGTAGGCATCGAGCGGCAACAACAAATGGAAGCGAAGCCGGAGAAAGGATGGCTGCGCCTCACCCATCGTGCGGTGGCCACCAGTGGCAATTACCAGCGGTTTTTTGATGAAGGGGGCACCCGCTTCGCGCATACGATCAATCCCCTCACCGGCGAAGCCATTCACAACAACATTATCGCCGTTACCGTCACCGCGCCTGACGCCATGACGGCCGACGCATACGACAACGCCCTCATTCTTCTTGGCGTGGAAAAAGGCCTGGACTTCATCCGCCAACATCCCAAACTGCAACTGCAGGCGCTTTATATCTTCAAAGACGCAGACGGCGTTATCCGTGAAAAATATTCCGATGGCTTCTTCGAAGTGCAATAA
- a CDS encoding sugar phosphate isomerase/epimerase family protein: MKIYVHLLLISLSCLPFLQSNAQQKGLPGIGVCTSYENDSLLAAAGFAYIESGARFLFGPSVPDSSYNRTLSRMHAMKLQGGVCNSFIPNDIRLTGAEASEKRILGYVDSLMQRASKAGIKIIVFGSAGARKLAEGQDSATALRELIAISRKMAGVAAKYDVIIAMENLNSGEDNFINTLDIVTHIVKSVNHSHFRITVDIFHMLRQGERPEAILPAAPWLVHCHIAENAGRRAPGTAGEDFTPYLAMLKKANYKGRISMECGWKNMPEECRPALAYLQKQLTAAYK, encoded by the coding sequence ATGAAAATTTATGTTCATTTACTCCTCATCTCCCTGTCTTGCCTGCCCTTTTTGCAATCGAATGCACAGCAAAAAGGGCTGCCGGGGATAGGGGTTTGCACCTCTTATGAGAACGACAGCCTGCTGGCAGCGGCGGGATTTGCCTACATTGAATCCGGCGCCCGCTTCCTGTTCGGGCCATCCGTGCCAGACTCCAGCTACAACCGCACCCTGAGCCGGATGCATGCGATGAAACTGCAAGGCGGCGTGTGCAATAGCTTTATTCCGAACGACATCCGGCTGACCGGCGCCGAAGCCAGCGAAAAACGCATCCTGGGGTATGTAGATTCCCTCATGCAGCGCGCCAGCAAGGCCGGCATCAAAATCATCGTTTTCGGGTCGGCCGGCGCGCGCAAACTCGCCGAAGGGCAGGATTCCGCCACGGCCCTGCGCGAACTGATCGCCATTTCCCGTAAAATGGCCGGGGTGGCGGCTAAATACGACGTCATCATTGCCATGGAGAATCTCAATTCCGGGGAAGATAATTTCATCAACACCCTGGACATCGTCACGCATATCGTCAAATCCGTCAACCATTCCCATTTCAGGATCACGGTGGATATTTTCCATATGCTGCGGCAGGGCGAGCGCCCGGAAGCCATCCTTCCCGCCGCGCCCTGGCTGGTGCATTGCCACATCGCGGAAAATGCCGGCCGCCGGGCGCCGGGCACTGCGGGCGAAGACTTCACGCCGTACCTGGCCATGCTGAAGAAAGCGAACTACAAAGGCCGTATTTCCATGGAATGCGGGTGGAAAAACATGCCGGAAGAGTGCCGTCCGGCCCTGGCGTACCTGCAAAAACAACTCACAGCCGCTTACAAGTAA
- a CDS encoding HAD family phosphatase, with the protein MKNHKYQSVIFDLGAVLVDWNPRYLYSKIFATPEETDHFLENICTSDWNEMQDEGRSLQDGTELLVSQHPAFEAQIRAFYGRWKEMLGGDIPGTVEILKELKESGQFKLYALTNWSSETFPIAIIEYPWLQWFDGIVVSGKEKMRKPQDAFYQLLVDRHAIDKSQAIFIDDNLRNVKAAEAFGIETIHFTSPEKLREALTSRGILSGAALQQQ; encoded by the coding sequence ATGAAAAACCACAAGTACCAATCCGTTATCTTCGACCTGGGCGCTGTGCTGGTAGACTGGAATCCGCGTTACCTCTACAGCAAAATCTTCGCAACGCCCGAAGAAACGGATCATTTCCTGGAAAACATCTGCACGTCCGACTGGAACGAAATGCAGGACGAAGGCCGCAGCCTGCAGGACGGCACCGAGCTGCTCGTATCGCAGCACCCGGCGTTCGAAGCGCAGATCCGCGCGTTTTACGGCAGATGGAAGGAAATGCTGGGAGGAGACATCCCCGGTACAGTGGAAATCCTCAAAGAACTGAAGGAAAGCGGTCAATTTAAATTATACGCCCTCACCAACTGGTCAAGCGAAACATTTCCCATCGCCATCATAGAATATCCCTGGTTGCAGTGGTTCGACGGTATCGTGGTATCAGGGAAAGAAAAAATGCGCAAACCACAGGATGCTTTTTATCAATTGCTGGTCGACCGGCACGCGATCGACAAATCGCAGGCCATCTTTATCGACGATAACCTCCGCAATGTAAAAGCAGCCGAAGCATTCGGTATCGAAACCATTCATTTCACTTCCCCCGAAAAACTGCGCGAAGCGCTTACCAGCCGCGGAATCCTATCCGGCGCTGCATTGCAACAGCAATAG
- the pyrF gene encoding orotidine-5'-phosphate decarboxylase: MNRQELVQLIRDRKSYLCIGLDTDLQKIPKHLLSHADPMFAFNKAIIDATHDLCVAYKINTAFYECQGIRGWESLQRTIEYIPKNVFTIADAKRGDIGNTSTYYAKTFYETYGFDSVTVAPYMGRDSVEPFLGFSDKFAIVLGLTSNEGSRDFQLQPAGDGLLYENVLRTCASWGTPDNMMFVVGATQADSVANVRKIIPDHFLLVPGVGAQGGSLRDITEKGRNADIGLLVNASRAVIYAGNDERFAEDARAAAQALQAEMATYIQ, from the coding sequence ATGAATAGACAGGAATTGGTGCAGCTCATCCGGGACAGGAAATCTTACTTATGTATCGGCCTCGATACGGACTTGCAAAAGATCCCCAAACACCTGTTATCCCACGCCGACCCGATGTTCGCCTTCAACAAAGCCATTATCGACGCCACCCACGACCTTTGCGTGGCTTACAAGATCAATACGGCTTTCTACGAATGCCAGGGCATCCGCGGCTGGGAAAGCCTGCAGCGCACGATCGAGTACATCCCGAAGAACGTATTCACCATCGCCGACGCCAAGCGCGGTGATATCGGCAACACCTCCACTTACTATGCCAAAACCTTTTACGAGACCTACGGCTTCGATTCGGTGACCGTGGCGCCGTATATGGGGCGCGACAGCGTGGAGCCTTTCCTCGGTTTCTCCGACAAATTCGCCATCGTTCTGGGGCTTACCAGCAACGAGGGCAGCCGCGACTTCCAGCTGCAACCGGCCGGCGACGGGCTGTTGTATGAAAACGTGCTCCGCACCTGCGCCTCCTGGGGTACCCCGGACAACATGATGTTCGTAGTGGGCGCCACACAGGCGGATTCTGTGGCCAATGTCCGCAAGATCATCCCCGACCACTTCCTGCTGGTGCCCGGTGTGGGCGCGCAGGGTGGCAGTCTCAGGGATATTACCGAAAAAGGAAGGAACGCGGATATCGGGCTCCTGGTAAACGCCAGCCGCGCCGTGATCTATGCCGGCAACGACGAACGGTTCGCTGAAGATGCGCGCGCCGCCGCACAGGCTCTCCAGGCCGAAATGGCGACCTATATCCAATAA